Within the Candidatus Omnitrophota bacterium genome, the region GCTGCCCTGTGGACGATCTTACGATGGAAGAGACCATCGCCGCGGTGGATCGCATGATAGCTGAAGGCGGGGTCCACCAGCATGTGGTGATCAACGCGGACAAGGTGCTGAAAGCAAGGCAGGATCCGGCGCTCATGGAAATCATCAGTTCCTGCGATATGATCAATGCCGACGGGATGTCCGTGGTCTGGGCCTCAAGACTTTTGGGGAAAGCCCTTAAGGAGCGGGTCACGGGGATAGACCT harbors:
- a CDS encoding glycosyltransferase, producing MADMDNRVNILGCPVDDLTMEETIAAVDRMIAEGGVHQHVVINADKVLKARQDPALMEIISSCDMINADGMSVVWASRLLGKALKERVTGIDL